A genome region from Hymenobacter tibetensis includes the following:
- a CDS encoding sensor histidine kinase translates to MTLKTKIRLSILTMLVLLLALGGYAFQTIQRLEGGARGIQLANFNSVEYGLQMLRAVEQLEQEPTAAAPLEQFRRALTREAANITERGELELVDTLTQHLADYQTLVDEQAPLAQQQLKLRQLQAEIHRVVDLNTVSFNAKTQSATTNAARARQMVLIFISLSAAIGLVLIVRLPREVLRPLRRLTADVEDVASPGPTHLVPIAKNDEVGAVALALNRAFGYMQDQRSATRIALATERNRLESLVEHLDEGLLLLDESGCVLLANPTARRLLDRSAADLVGHKAEDLSRESELLHTLFQPLLEPIAKPADGSAQPPLLTFRQHGEEVYYRLTASHIVSFNKELRQTEFAGHILSLRNVSEFKKLDEIKSNFLATVSHELKTPLASINLSLMLLQDERTDPEERLRIADGIREETTRLLGMVGQLIDVSRLDAGAGIKLDVRSVALADVVEYAVDTVQPQLQDKELCLETNLPPTLPAARADLEKTTWVLINLLANAIRYSPRGARLTVQATQLPGHELQVSVQDYGPGIPAEYHERIFQRFAEVPNPAGHKGGSGLGLSISREFISTQGGRLWVESAPGTGSRFLFTLPAESN, encoded by the coding sequence ATGACCTTAAAAACCAAAATCCGCCTGAGCATTCTGACCATGTTGGTGTTGCTGCTGGCGTTGGGCGGGTATGCGTTTCAAACCATTCAGCGACTGGAAGGCGGCGCACGCGGCATACAGTTGGCCAACTTCAACTCTGTGGAGTATGGCCTCCAGATGCTGCGAGCCGTGGAACAGTTGGAACAGGAGCCAACGGCGGCCGCCCCGCTAGAGCAGTTTCGGCGAGCCCTCACGCGCGAAGCAGCCAATATCACCGAACGGGGCGAACTAGAGCTAGTAGACACGCTCACCCAACACCTAGCGGATTATCAGACCCTAGTGGATGAGCAGGCTCCACTGGCGCAACAGCAGCTCAAGCTGCGTCAGTTGCAAGCCGAGATTCACCGCGTCGTTGACCTCAATACCGTCTCCTTTAACGCCAAAACGCAATCTGCTACCACCAACGCCGCCCGCGCCCGGCAAATGGTCTTGATTTTCATTAGCCTGAGTGCCGCTATTGGCTTGGTGCTAATCGTACGGCTGCCGCGGGAAGTGCTGCGCCCCCTGCGCCGCCTCACTGCCGACGTGGAAGATGTAGCCAGCCCCGGCCCCACCCACCTCGTGCCCATTGCCAAAAACGACGAAGTAGGTGCCGTAGCCTTGGCCCTGAACCGAGCGTTCGGCTACATGCAAGACCAGCGCAGCGCCACCCGCATAGCCTTAGCCACCGAGCGCAACCGCCTGGAAAGCCTGGTCGAGCACCTCGACGAAGGCTTGCTGCTGCTGGATGAAAGCGGCTGCGTACTACTGGCCAACCCCACCGCCCGCCGCCTGCTCGACCGGTCCGCCGCCGACTTGGTTGGGCACAAAGCCGAGGATCTTAGCCGCGAATCGGAACTGCTGCATACGCTGTTTCAGCCGCTGCTCGAACCAATTGCTAAACCTGCCGATGGCAGCGCGCAACCGCCGCTGCTCACGTTCCGGCAGCACGGAGAGGAAGTGTACTACCGGCTCACGGCCAGCCATATCGTGTCGTTCAACAAAGAATTGCGACAAACTGAATTTGCGGGGCACATCTTGTCGTTGCGCAACGTGTCGGAGTTTAAGAAGCTAGACGAAATCAAATCCAACTTCTTAGCCACGGTGTCGCACGAGCTGAAAACGCCGCTGGCCAGCATCAACCTCAGCCTGATGCTGTTGCAAGACGAACGCACCGACCCCGAAGAACGCCTGCGCATCGCCGACGGCATCCGGGAGGAAACCACCCGCTTGCTGGGCATGGTGGGGCAGCTCATCGACGTTTCGCGGCTCGATGCTGGCGCCGGTATCAAGCTCGATGTACGCTCCGTAGCACTAGCCGACGTGGTGGAATACGCCGTGGACACGGTGCAGCCGCAGCTCCAAGACAAGGAACTGTGCCTGGAAACCAACCTGCCGCCCACCCTGCCCGCCGCCCGCGCCGACCTCGAAAAAACTACGTGGGTACTCATCAACCTGCTCGCCAACGCCATCCGCTACTCGCCCCGCGGTGCCCGCCTGACGGTGCAAGCCACTCAACTACCCGGCCACGAACTACAAGTGAGCGTGCAGGACTACGGTCCCGGCATCCCGGCAGAGTACCACGAGCGGATCTTCCAGCGCTTCGCCGAAGTACCCAACCCCGCCGGCCACAAAGGCGGCTCCGGCCTCGGCCTAAGCATCTCCCGCGAGTTCATCAGCACCCAAGGCGGCCGCCTGTGGGTGGAAAGCGCCCCCGGCACCGGCAGCCGCTTTTTGTTCACGCTCCCTGCAGAAAGCAACTGA
- a CDS encoding spheroidene monooxygenase: MLTTLTLFTLQPNQKRWGLAQMGTSPPQLQKVSGLRFFKLAGSGNANGFGLWPNLHRYGFMAVWDSAAAAAAFFQEHALWQEYRQRSVETWTLDLAPLKSHGLWDGTNPFDYETLDLAPADDAPVAVLTRASIRWQKTWRFWQYVAPTSAAVAHADGVRAAIGLGELPIIRQATFSVWESAQKMQQYAYRDATHREVIKLTRQEKWYGEELFARFQVLRSEGTLDGKNPLDMLQATV, from the coding sequence TTGCTTACCACTCTTACCTTATTCACGCTTCAGCCTAACCAGAAACGGTGGGGATTGGCTCAGATGGGCACTTCGCCGCCGCAGTTGCAAAAGGTATCCGGCCTGCGCTTTTTCAAGCTGGCGGGTAGTGGCAATGCCAACGGCTTCGGGCTCTGGCCGAATTTGCACCGCTACGGCTTTATGGCGGTGTGGGACTCGGCAGCAGCAGCAGCAGCCTTTTTTCAGGAGCATGCCTTGTGGCAGGAATATCGTCAGCGCAGCGTTGAAACCTGGACGCTGGATTTGGCACCGCTGAAGTCGCACGGCCTTTGGGATGGCACGAATCCGTTTGACTACGAAACGCTAGACTTAGCTCCCGCCGACGATGCCCCTGTAGCCGTACTAACCCGCGCTTCTATCCGGTGGCAGAAAACCTGGCGCTTCTGGCAATATGTAGCCCCCACTAGTGCGGCCGTAGCCCACGCCGACGGTGTGCGGGCCGCCATTGGCCTTGGCGAGTTGCCCATCATTCGCCAAGCCACGTTCAGCGTGTGGGAATCAGCCCAAAAGATGCAGCAATACGCCTACCGCGACGCCACTCACCGCGAAGTTATCAAGCTCACGCGTCAAGAAAAGTGGTACGGCGAGGAGCTATTCGCCCGCTTCCAAGTGCTGCGCAGCGAGGGCACATTAGATGGCAAGAACCCGCTGGATATGCTGCAAGCAACAGTTTAA
- a CDS encoding sigma-54-dependent transcriptional regulator: MPSGTLLLIDDEPRLRQLLARVLELEGYTILQAPDARRGLELLEQHAADVLVVVSDVKLPDANGVELLPRLKAKAPDMEVILLTAFGTIPDGVKAMKQGAFDYLTKGDFEQQLVVVVDRAAEKARLRRRVAELERKMGQRHSFSSMIGSSGALRRAQTMGEQVAVTDSTVLLEGPTGSGKELFAQAIHEASPRRSKAFVAVNCSAFPRELLESELFGYKKGAFTGALADKKGLLEEANGGTLFLDEIGELELNVQAKFLRVLELQQFTKLGDTKPTNVNVRLVAATNRNLKQEAAEGRFRPDLYYRLSVFTINVPPLKDRPTDVPALAEYFLQYFAAKLCKRLPGLDVECLRLLQQYPWPGNVRELKNVLERAAILAPADQPLAAAYLPDEFHAPPAPLSFTDASPDDNSLRTVEARHIQLLLHRTQGNKTEAARQLGIGLTTLYRKVQEYGL; encoded by the coding sequence ATGCCCTCCGGAACACTCCTACTCATTGACGACGAACCGCGCTTGCGCCAACTCTTGGCGCGGGTCTTGGAACTGGAAGGCTACACGATTCTGCAAGCCCCCGACGCCCGGCGCGGCCTGGAACTGCTGGAACAACACGCCGCCGACGTGCTGGTAGTAGTGTCCGATGTGAAGCTGCCCGATGCCAACGGCGTGGAGCTGCTGCCCCGCCTCAAGGCCAAAGCGCCCGACATGGAAGTGATACTGCTCACCGCCTTCGGCACCATTCCCGATGGTGTGAAGGCCATGAAGCAGGGCGCCTTCGACTACCTCACCAAAGGCGACTTCGAGCAGCAACTAGTAGTAGTAGTAGATCGGGCCGCCGAAAAAGCGCGCCTGCGCCGCCGGGTGGCCGAATTGGAGCGCAAAATGGGTCAGCGGCACAGCTTCAGCTCCATGATTGGCTCGTCGGGGGCGCTGCGGCGGGCCCAAACCATGGGCGAGCAAGTGGCAGTGACGGATAGCACCGTGCTGCTGGAAGGACCCACGGGTTCGGGCAAGGAGCTGTTTGCGCAAGCCATCCACGAGGCGAGTCCGCGCCGGTCGAAGGCCTTTGTGGCGGTGAATTGCAGCGCGTTTCCGCGGGAGTTGCTGGAATCCGAGCTGTTTGGATACAAGAAAGGCGCCTTTACGGGGGCGCTGGCCGACAAGAAAGGCTTGCTGGAAGAAGCCAACGGCGGCACCTTGTTTCTCGATGAAATCGGGGAATTGGAGCTGAACGTGCAAGCCAAGTTCCTCCGGGTGCTGGAGTTGCAGCAGTTCACCAAGCTCGGCGACACCAAGCCCACCAACGTGAACGTGCGCCTGGTAGCAGCCACCAACCGCAACCTCAAGCAGGAAGCCGCCGAAGGCCGTTTCCGCCCCGATTTGTACTACCGGCTCTCGGTGTTCACCATCAACGTGCCGCCGCTCAAAGACCGGCCCACCGACGTGCCCGCCCTGGCCGAATACTTCCTCCAATACTTCGCCGCCAAGCTCTGCAAGCGCCTCCCCGGTCTCGATGTGGAATGCCTACGCCTGCTCCAACAGTATCCCTGGCCCGGCAATGTGCGCGAGCTGAAAAACGTGCTGGAACGCGCCGCCATTCTCGCACCCGCCGACCAGCCCCTGGCCGCTGCCTACCTCCCCGACGAGTTTCACGCCCCGCCCGCCCCGCTCAGTTTCACCGATGCCAGCCCCGACGACAATAGCCTCCGCACCGTGGAAGCCCGCCACATTCAACTGCTGCTTCACCGCACTCAAGGCAACAAAACCGAAGCCGCCCGCCAGCTCGGCATCGGCCTAACCACGCTTTACCGCAAAGTGCAGGAATACGGCCTGTAG
- a CDS encoding OmpA family protein — protein sequence MTTRGKIVIGLLIVVALYFGINKVVSSGAVFKKADTQSVLLNSIELPIAAGSGNRANIAVPLADLPGTTPTEKGTPITWEVMAWNSQMAGMLANGGPRTTQGSAMAANGVDLQIVRQDDVAKMQADLVKNAADLDANPSTPGLIVSIMGDGLPGFSAVQEQLKKVGTQLQIIPYSVGKSFGEDKLMGPKEWLDNPKLAVGKTIACYLRDGDQNIALKWCADNGLKVNPDETTYDPEAVNFMSASDFLVAAEKYIVGKPEQRTKVVNGKNTGVKIDVVADAVATWTPGDVNIAKQKGGLVSIVSTKDYSNQMPNIMVTTKRWYDAHQKEVAGLMTAFAVAGDQVKSHPEALKRAADISADVYADKDKNGAYWLKYYKGVSEADRTGEVVELGGSKAFNFADNLALFGLEEGGTNIYASVYKTFGDVQSKLYPKELPSYVPLDQMLDLSLLKNMQTQYKGKAVAPADQQKFAADDEIRRNVSKRAWNIEFNTGQSSFTPAAEQQLNQLFDDLVVAGNLKVAVHGHTDNVGDPQKNQQLSEDRAMSVREWLQQKSTSAFPEGRVQVYAHGATEPVESNATPTGKAKNRRVEVVLGN from the coding sequence ATGACTACTCGCGGTAAAATTGTAATTGGCCTGCTCATCGTAGTGGCCCTCTATTTCGGCATCAACAAAGTGGTTTCCAGTGGTGCCGTGTTCAAGAAAGCCGACACGCAGTCGGTGCTACTCAACTCCATTGAGCTGCCCATCGCCGCTGGTAGCGGCAACCGGGCCAACATTGCGGTGCCACTGGCTGACCTGCCCGGCACCACGCCCACCGAAAAAGGCACGCCCATCACGTGGGAAGTAATGGCCTGGAACTCGCAAATGGCTGGTATGCTGGCCAACGGCGGCCCCCGCACCACCCAAGGCTCGGCCATGGCCGCCAACGGTGTTGACCTTCAGATTGTGCGCCAAGACGACGTAGCCAAAATGCAGGCCGACCTAGTGAAGAATGCCGCCGACCTCGACGCTAACCCTAGCACGCCCGGCCTGATTGTGAGCATCATGGGTGACGGACTGCCCGGCTTCTCGGCGGTGCAGGAGCAGCTCAAGAAAGTGGGCACGCAGCTCCAAATCATTCCCTACTCGGTGGGCAAATCGTTCGGCGAAGACAAGCTGATGGGCCCGAAAGAGTGGCTCGACAACCCCAAGCTGGCCGTGGGCAAAACCATTGCCTGCTACCTGCGCGACGGTGACCAGAACATTGCCCTGAAGTGGTGCGCCGACAACGGCCTCAAAGTCAACCCCGACGAAACCACCTACGACCCCGAAGCCGTGAACTTCATGTCGGCCTCTGACTTCCTGGTAGCTGCCGAAAAGTACATCGTGGGCAAGCCTGAGCAGCGCACCAAAGTGGTAAACGGCAAAAATACCGGCGTGAAAATCGACGTGGTAGCCGATGCCGTAGCCACCTGGACGCCCGGCGACGTGAACATTGCCAAGCAGAAAGGCGGCCTGGTGAGCATCGTGTCCACCAAAGACTACTCCAACCAGATGCCCAACATTATGGTGACTACCAAGCGCTGGTACGACGCCCACCAGAAGGAAGTGGCTGGCCTGATGACCGCCTTCGCCGTAGCCGGCGACCAAGTGAAGTCGCACCCCGAGGCGCTGAAACGGGCCGCTGACATTTCGGCCGACGTGTACGCCGACAAAGACAAAAACGGCGCTTACTGGCTGAAGTATTACAAGGGCGTGAGCGAAGCCGACCGTACTGGCGAAGTGGTGGAACTCGGGGGCAGCAAGGCCTTCAACTTCGCCGACAACCTGGCCTTGTTCGGCCTCGAAGAAGGCGGCACCAACATCTACGCTTCTGTCTACAAAACCTTCGGCGACGTGCAAAGCAAGCTCTACCCCAAGGAGTTGCCCAGCTACGTACCCCTCGACCAGATGCTGGACCTCAGCTTGCTAAAGAACATGCAAACCCAGTACAAAGGCAAAGCCGTGGCCCCCGCCGACCAGCAGAAGTTTGCCGCCGACGATGAAATCCGCCGCAACGTGAGCAAGCGAGCCTGGAACATCGAGTTCAACACCGGCCAAAGCTCCTTCACGCCCGCCGCCGAGCAGCAGCTCAACCAACTCTTCGACGACCTGGTAGTGGCCGGCAACCTGAAAGTAGCCGTGCACGGCCACACCGACAACGTCGGCGACCCGCAAAAGAACCAGCAACTCTCCGAAGACCGCGCCATGTCCGTGCGCGAGTGGCTGCAACAGAAAAGCACCAGCGCCTTCCCCGAAGGCCGCGTGCAGGTCTACGCCCACGGCGCCACCGAGCCCGTCGAAAGCAACGCCACCCCCACCGGCAAAGCCAAAAACCGCCGGGTAGAAGTGGTATTGGGTAACTAA
- a CDS encoding response regulator: protein MHKLPSILLVDDDPTTNFLNELLLKSLGVAEQLLTVHNGREALAALNETCMAPDGKCPSLILLDVNMPVMNGIEFLEAYAQLPKVQQQSIVVVMLTTSMHSRDLERVQELPIAGLVNKPLTKDKVDTILQMHFQRHLE from the coding sequence ATGCATAAGCTTCCTAGTATCTTGTTAGTTGATGACGACCCAACAACTAATTTTCTTAACGAATTACTATTAAAGAGTTTAGGAGTAGCCGAACAACTGCTTACCGTACATAATGGCCGAGAAGCGCTGGCTGCTTTAAACGAAACGTGCATGGCGCCTGATGGCAAGTGTCCGTCGCTTATTCTGTTGGACGTGAACATGCCAGTTATGAACGGTATCGAGTTTCTAGAGGCTTACGCGCAGTTACCCAAGGTGCAGCAGCAGTCCATCGTGGTTGTGATGCTCACCACGTCCATGCACTCCCGCGACTTGGAGCGCGTACAGGAACTGCCCATTGCGGGCCTAGTCAACAAGCCTTTGACGAAAGACAAGGTTGATACCATCCTGCAAATGCATTTTCAGCGGCACCTAGAGTAG
- a CDS encoding ATP-binding cassette domain-containing protein — protein sequence MTPLPYNYKEPVLTLQGVSMTFNGEVVLRDINAQVLDVTRPGMNQGQVVGFYGRSGIGKSVLCRIMAGLLAPSSGTVHVGVEQLPVQPGMVGLVQQRYPLFDHRTLHDNLLVAALRKHAPDEAQRQVTSYLDRFCLTPHRKKYPAHLSGGQRQRAAIAQQLLCSEHLILLDEPFSGLDVAMIDEVKKIILEVTTMDELNTVVIVSHDIATTTALADRLWLLGYERDATGQLIPGATITQQHQYNLAEMGLAWHKNVEAEPEFAQFVEEIKSEIRGS from the coding sequence GTGACTCCTCTACCCTACAACTACAAAGAACCGGTCCTCACGCTGCAAGGCGTATCGATGACGTTCAACGGGGAAGTTGTTCTGCGCGACATCAATGCACAGGTCCTTGACGTGACCCGGCCGGGCATGAACCAGGGGCAGGTCGTGGGGTTCTACGGCCGCTCCGGCATCGGCAAATCGGTGCTGTGCCGCATCATGGCCGGGCTGCTGGCCCCGAGCAGCGGCACGGTGCACGTGGGCGTCGAGCAGTTGCCGGTGCAGCCGGGCATGGTGGGACTCGTGCAGCAGCGCTACCCCCTCTTCGACCACCGCACCCTCCACGACAACCTGCTGGTGGCCGCCCTCCGCAAACACGCCCCCGACGAGGCGCAGCGCCAAGTAACTTCCTACCTCGACCGGTTTTGCCTCACGCCGCACCGCAAGAAGTACCCGGCGCACCTCTCCGGCGGCCAACGCCAGCGCGCCGCCATTGCCCAACAACTGCTCTGCTCCGAGCACCTCATCCTGCTCGACGAGCCCTTCTCCGGTCTCGACGTGGCCATGATCGACGAGGTCAAGAAAATCATCCTCGAAGTCACGACCATGGACGAGCTCAACACCGTCGTCATCGTCTCCCACGATATTGCCACCACCACCGCCCTCGCCGACCGGCTGTGGCTGCTCGGCTACGAGCGTGACGCCACCGGCCAGCTCATCCCCGGCGCTACCATCACCCAACAGCACCAATACAACCTCGCCGAAATGGGTTTAGCCTGGCACAAAAACGTGGAAGCCGAACCCGAATTCGCGCAGTTCGTGGAGGAGATTAAGAGCGAGATTCGGGGGAGTTAA
- a CDS encoding ABC transporter permease, translated as MKNLFIPNAQPRQSVFLTMVACQGLVLLVLWLLYPLKLFPTLGEVLTAFQDLVRTQGLIQELWASLVTAIQAVGIATVLALFISYLTALPFFRPLAYAATKLRYLTLTGLTFFMALMLSSGHQVKLSVLVFGATVYFVTGMTSVILTTTQEEMDHARTLGMSEWRSFFEVIVLGKLDDMLEVVRQNFAIIWTMITLVETLYQSEGGIGLLLYKQNRYLHLAGVVSIQLVILAVGALQDYLFVLLRRVFFPYSSLSTAR; from the coding sequence ATGAAAAATCTATTCATCCCGAATGCTCAGCCGCGTCAGTCGGTTTTCCTGACCATGGTGGCGTGTCAGGGGCTGGTGCTGTTGGTGCTGTGGCTGCTGTATCCGCTCAAGCTGTTCCCAACGCTCGGCGAAGTGCTGACCGCCTTTCAGGACTTGGTGCGCACGCAGGGTTTGATTCAGGAGCTGTGGGCCAGCTTGGTAACGGCCATTCAGGCAGTGGGTATAGCGACGGTGCTGGCCCTGTTCATCTCCTACCTCACGGCGCTGCCGTTCTTTCGGCCCCTGGCCTACGCCGCCACCAAGCTGCGCTACCTCACCCTCACGGGCCTCACGTTTTTCATGGCTCTCATGCTTAGCTCGGGTCACCAAGTGAAGCTGTCGGTGCTGGTGTTCGGGGCCACGGTGTACTTCGTGACGGGCATGACCAGCGTGATTCTGACCACCACGCAAGAGGAAATGGACCACGCCCGCACCCTCGGCATGAGCGAGTGGCGCAGCTTTTTCGAGGTGATTGTGCTCGGCAAGCTCGATGATATGCTGGAAGTGGTCCGCCAGAACTTCGCCATCATCTGGACCATGATTACGCTGGTCGAGACGCTTTACCAGTCGGAAGGCGGCATTGGGCTCCTGCTTTACAAGCAAAACCGCTACCTGCACCTGGCCGGCGTTGTGTCCATCCAACTGGTTATTCTGGCCGTGGGTGCGTTGCAAGACTACCTATTCGTACTCCTGCGCCGCGTGTTCTTCCCCTATTCAAGTCTTAGCACTGCGCGCTAA